Proteins encoded in a region of the Candidatus Poribacteria bacterium genome:
- a CDS encoding class II aldolase/adducin family protein — protein sequence MPGSTLANPYLTNELSPPPARSYRYRQWVERGYQTRLRPIDSDSELGVLIGQMGWVGSHAHGHGYLWASAGNMGALLSDAVDEAYLLPRAESPRYALPPAITVRGLAGRHVLLTKSGSRLDMIALEHPALNLTIVEVENDGVHYRMRFGTPSLSALDESQTKPPKPTSEMFHYMLIFEQLEADGFRALVHLQPKFLNLISRSEHGEASRFYDFLRGYEPETPIMYDKSGGIGFVQERAPGIPELSYESLRLFKGEDLPPNQRHEMRHIIYWVGHGTFSRGVDILDAYRHSEYFEAAARMTWEANQNRINAQAYSEEIVNCILREFQANQEPAQEPPLEQDNLYNYP from the coding sequence ATGCCCGGATCAACGCTAGCAAATCCTTACTTGACTAACGAATTATCGCCGCCTCCCGCGAGGAGTTACCGTTACCGACAGTGGGTTGAACGGGGATATCAAACCCGCCTACGCCCAATCGACTCCGACAGTGAATTGGGCGTTTTGATCGGGCAGATGGGTTGGGTAGGAAGCCACGCTCATGGGCACGGCTATCTCTGGGCTTCGGCGGGCAATATGGGCGCCCTCTTGTCCGACGCGGTGGATGAAGCCTATCTACTCCCACGGGCTGAATCGCCCCGTTACGCTTTGCCCCCGGCAATTACCGTGAGAGGGTTAGCGGGCAGGCATGTCCTCTTAACAAAGTCCGGCTCACGGTTGGACATGATCGCTTTGGAACATCCGGCACTCAACTTGACAATCGTTGAAGTGGAAAATGATGGAGTGCATTATCGTATGCGTTTCGGTACGCCTTCGCTCTCTGCGCTCGACGAAAGTCAGACGAAACCTCCGAAACCGACGAGTGAGATGTTTCACTATATGCTAATTTTTGAACAACTCGAAGCAGATGGTTTCAGAGCGTTGGTACATCTACAACCGAAGTTCCTGAACTTAATCTCGCGCAGTGAACACGGGGAGGCATCACGATTTTATGACTTCCTGCGAGGGTATGAACCAGAAACCCCGATTATGTATGATAAATCCGGCGGAATCGGTTTTGTACAAGAACGAGCGCCGGGCATCCCTGAACTCTCTTACGAAAGCCTGCGTCTCTTTAAGGGCGAAGACCTCCCGCCAAATCAACGTCACGAAATGCGCCATATCATTTATTGGGTCGGACACGGCACATTTTCCCGCGGGGTTGATATTCTAGACGCCTACAGGCATTCCGAATATTTTGAGGCAGCGGCTCGAATGACGTGGGAAGCCAACCAGAATCGTATTAACGCACAGGCATATAGCGAAGAGATTGTGAACTGTATTCTGCGTGAGTTTCAGGCGAATCAAGAACCCGCCCAAGAACCTCCTCTTGAACAGGATAATTTGTATAATTATCCTTAA